A stretch of the Malus sylvestris chromosome 10, drMalSylv7.2, whole genome shotgun sequence genome encodes the following:
- the LOC126585981 gene encoding probable sugar phosphate/phosphate translocator At3g14410, whose amino-acid sequence MADRMRSFFKGEVLTYAYLLLYIALSSGQIFFNKWVLSSKEINFPYPLGLTLLHMVFSSVLCFLLTKVFKILKVEEGMTVEIYVTSVMPIGAMFAMTLWLGNTAYMYISVSFAQMLKAIMPVAVFILGVAAGLEVMSGRMLLIMSVISFGVLVASYGEINISWIGVVYQMGGVVGEALRLIFMEIFVKRKGLKLNPISLMYYVSPCSALCLFIPWIFLEKSKMEENSSWNFPLLVLTLNSLCTFALNLSVFLVITHTSALTIRVAGVVKDWVVVLLSAIIFADTKLTPINLAGYAIAIAGVAAYNNHKLKKEVSKGNSDEPESSQPILTAASSNSDK is encoded by the exons ATGGCGGATCGGATGCGTAGTTTCTTTAAGGGCGAGGTCCTCACTTACGCCTACCTTCTTCTCTACATCGCTCTCTCCAGCGGCCAGATCTTCTTCAACAAG TGGGTTTTGTCATCTAAGGAAATAAACTTCCCTTATCCTCTTGGTTTAACTCTGCTTCACATGGTCTTCTCCTCTGTCTTATGCTTTTTACTCACGAAAGTTTTTAAG ATTTTGAAGGTTGAGGAAGGAATGACTGTAGAAAT ATATGTGACATCGGTAATGCCAATTGGTGCAATGTTTGCAATGACTCTTTGGCTGGGAAATACTGCCTACATGTATATTTCTGTTTCATTTGCACAAATGTTGAAAGCAATCA TGCCAGTAGCTGTTTTCATTCTTGGAGTAGCAGCAGGACTTGAGGTAATGAGCGGCAGAATGCTATTGATCATGTCAGTGATAAGTTTTGGTGTTCTTGTGGCTTCTTACGGTGAAATAAATATCAGCTGGATTGGAGTAGTTTATCAGATGGGAGGAGTTGTTGGAGAAGCTTTAAGACTTATTTTTATGGAGATTTTTGTTAAAAGGAAGGGTCTCAAATTAAATCCAATATCTCTCATGTACTATGTTAGCCCTTGCAG TGCTCTTTGCCTCTTCATTCCATGGATCTTTTTGGAGAAATCAAAGATGGAAGAAAATAGCTCATGGAACTTTCCACTGCTTGTGCTAACACTTAACTCTCTGTGTACTTTTGCCCTCAACTTATCAGTTTTCCTAGTGATCACTCATACAAGTGCCTTGACTATTCGTGTTGCGGGAGTTGTCAAGGATTGGGTGGTTGTCTTATTGTCTGCCATTATTTTTGCTGATACAAAGCTTACTCCTATAAATCTGGCCGGTTATGCCATTG CCATAGCAGGTGTGGCCGCATATAATAATCATAAGTTAAAAAAGGAAGTCTCTAAAGGCAACTCTGACGAACCTGAAAGTTCTCAACCTATACTAACGGCTGCATCATCAAATTCTGACAAGTAA